In the genome of Phycisphaerae bacterium, one region contains:
- a CDS encoding ABC transporter substrate-binding protein gives MKWKAWVGVGAAIATGLGLFAWATLRSTAKDARNQVRVGTVLPLTGAAASLGKWIQNGYELAVNELNEEQLVPGVRIDLIYEDGMSDPRNSVSAFTKLSAANDIQILTTTLSPVTLALLPLAKERRIAVFAAAAHPGITGSYDLAFRHNLTVQAEADLLYSYMVDEIKPKKPRLVYLNDDYGIAFRNRWETHLSGASQGLPSVSFDRSTQDLRTFAVKSLADSPDCVILVGYGQQLGTLLRRLRENGHGGSVLVNNALPYPDVRAAAGEAASGVFYIDYDIDRQNSAYVQLNERYRARFGEDIPPISLFEHNTLVLIARAFKETNGDIGKFAVWLQSQGSLTLAGEVATVTPQGDIVPRLRVSRLP, from the coding sequence ATGAAGTGGAAGGCCTGGGTCGGTGTTGGAGCCGCAATCGCTACGGGACTGGGACTTTTCGCTTGGGCAACCCTTCGATCGACGGCAAAAGATGCCCGCAATCAAGTCAGAGTTGGAACCGTACTTCCTCTAACTGGTGCTGCAGCTAGCCTCGGTAAATGGATTCAAAATGGCTACGAATTGGCCGTCAATGAACTAAATGAGGAACAACTCGTTCCCGGTGTTCGCATTGACTTAATCTACGAAGATGGCATGAGTGATCCACGCAACTCCGTTTCCGCTTTTACGAAGTTGTCTGCCGCGAATGACATCCAAATTTTGACTACGACTCTTAGTCCCGTAACCCTCGCGCTTCTTCCGCTGGCGAAAGAGCGAAGAATCGCCGTGTTCGCTGCAGCAGCACACCCTGGCATTACGGGGAGTTATGATCTGGCCTTCCGGCACAATCTGACTGTTCAGGCGGAAGCTGACCTCCTTTACTCTTACATGGTGGACGAAATCAAGCCTAAGAAGCCACGACTCGTTTATCTTAACGACGACTACGGTATTGCATTCAGGAATCGCTGGGAAACGCACCTCTCTGGCGCGAGTCAAGGACTTCCCTCGGTTTCCTTCGACCGGTCCACGCAAGATCTTCGCACGTTCGCAGTAAAGTCATTGGCCGATTCTCCGGATTGCGTCATCCTTGTCGGATATGGGCAGCAGCTTGGAACGCTCTTACGGCGACTCCGGGAGAATGGCCACGGTGGCTCGGTCCTTGTGAACAATGCACTTCCATATCCTGATGTGCGCGCAGCAGCTGGCGAGGCGGCTTCTGGTGTATTCTACATCGACTATGACATTGACCGTCAGAATTCAGCTTATGTTCAGCTGAACGAAAGGTACCGGGCACGTTTCGGAGAGGATATACCACCAATCTCTCTCTTTGAGCATAACACGTTAGTCCTTATAGCCCGGGCATTCAAAGAGACCAATGGCGACATCGGGAAGTTCGCCGTGTGGCTGCAGTCGCAAGGTTCGCTTACTCTCGCCGGTGAGGTTGCTACTGTTACTCCTCAGGGCGACATCGTCCCTCGGCTGCGGGTTAGTCGGCTCCCGTAA
- a CDS encoding tyrosine-type recombinase/integrase, with the protein MPSPMNVVVLQRGFGRLERYSVHGCWTWRSWNKHRRRWASQPTGQRFVVDARRWVIKQAAVRQVAEDKSPIQPIQFEVVARAYFDARRNGMRCKRLRASSLRRIETALKSFERFLGPGYSATYLAEIDACLLDRFLVDQTPRLSTAVANSYLEVVTQVLEFAVKKELLSNNPAKKVARLYNNRRESDDSALKGWACPCAEKVRQIIQHATPTLDPTGVRVFNGSESGRPVYRGINQNDYAPLYSALAMTGLRIGEARFLTWEDIDWERKVLLVRPGLKNGVFWQPKTRQSIRRVPIVPELEAILRRLQKTSHRRIWVFETRRGTQLSTSHPTLCFRKICDSLGFSKRFVLHSLRKFWASTVAEQGMEPMLMIKALGHADLRLVMSTYYAQRDDDRLVSAASAIRFGVQAPI; encoded by the coding sequence ATGCCAAGCCCTATGAACGTCGTTGTCCTGCAACGTGGCTTTGGTCGGCTTGAAAGGTACTCCGTACATGGCTGTTGGACGTGGCGATCCTGGAACAAACATCGACGCCGATGGGCCTCGCAACCTACCGGCCAACGCTTCGTCGTTGACGCCCGGCGCTGGGTCATCAAACAGGCGGCCGTGCGCCAGGTGGCAGAGGACAAATCGCCGATCCAGCCGATCCAGTTCGAGGTCGTGGCCAGGGCCTATTTCGACGCTCGACGCAACGGCATGCGCTGTAAGCGCCTCCGCGCCTCGAGCCTCCGGAGGATCGAAACAGCTCTCAAGTCTTTCGAGCGATTCCTGGGACCGGGTTATTCCGCCACTTATCTTGCGGAGATCGACGCATGCCTCCTCGATCGCTTCCTCGTCGATCAGACGCCGAGGCTCAGCACGGCTGTGGCCAATAGCTACCTCGAGGTCGTCACCCAGGTCCTCGAATTCGCGGTCAAGAAAGAACTTCTCTCTAACAACCCAGCTAAGAAGGTCGCAAGGCTCTACAACAACCGACGCGAATCGGACGACTCCGCCTTGAAGGGTTGGGCCTGTCCCTGCGCCGAGAAGGTTCGTCAGATTATTCAACATGCCACGCCCACCCTAGATCCCACGGGGGTCCGAGTTTTCAACGGAAGTGAAAGTGGACGCCCGGTTTATCGGGGCATCAACCAAAATGACTATGCGCCTCTTTATTCGGCGCTGGCGATGACGGGGCTGCGAATCGGTGAAGCGAGATTTCTAACTTGGGAAGATATTGATTGGGAGCGCAAGGTCTTGTTAGTCCGTCCGGGCTTGAAGAACGGCGTCTTCTGGCAGCCGAAGACACGGCAGTCCATCCGGCGTGTACCGATCGTTCCGGAGTTGGAGGCCATACTTCGACGACTTCAAAAAACAAGTCACCGACGCATTTGGGTGTTTGAAACGAGGCGAGGCACGCAGCTTAGTACGTCGCATCCAACGCTATGCTTCCGGAAGATCTGTGACTCGCTGGGTTTTTCGAAGCGATTCGTCTTGCACTCCCTTCGGAAGTTCTGGGCCTCAACGGTGGCTGAGCAGGGCATGGAACCGATGCTGATGATCAAGGCCCTGGGTCACGCCGACCTCAGGCTCGTCATGTCCACGTATTACGCCCAGCGAGACGACGACCGCCTCGTTTCGGCAGCCTCAGCGATTCGCTTCGGGGTGCAGGCCCCAATCTGA
- a CDS encoding sigma-70 family RNA polymerase sigma factor encodes MLTRTSTTLLAGLAETENHDAWRRFYARYTPMLLSYARRVGLSDADAQDAVSDSLTIFVQKYRAGEYDRERARLKSWLGGIMVNRVRKVLAKRREASLDASVHGTDSRLEPAAVDPRMQEFEREWQLECLHEALNLLRQESDPDAYQAFDLYALKGWPAAKVAAFLGVSANVVYISKTRQLQRLRQIVGELCKDEE; translated from the coding sequence ATGCTCACTCGAACCAGCACCACGCTCCTTGCCGGTCTCGCCGAAACGGAGAATCATGACGCCTGGCGGCGATTCTACGCCCGCTACACTCCGATGCTGCTCTCTTACGCGAGGCGTGTCGGCCTGTCCGATGCTGATGCCCAGGACGCGGTTTCCGATTCGCTCACGATCTTTGTGCAGAAATACCGCGCCGGCGAGTATGACCGAGAACGCGCCCGCCTCAAATCCTGGCTCGGCGGGATCATGGTCAACCGCGTGCGAAAGGTGCTTGCCAAGCGCCGGGAAGCCTCTTTAGACGCCTCAGTCCATGGTACGGACTCGCGCTTGGAGCCTGCCGCCGTCGATCCCCGGATGCAAGAATTCGAGCGGGAGTGGCAACTGGAGTGCCTTCACGAGGCGTTGAATCTGCTGCGGCAGGAATCCGATCCGGACGCCTATCAGGCCTTCGATCTTTATGCCTTGAAGGGGTGGCCTGCGGCCAAGGTTGCCGCGTTCCTCGGTGTCAGCGCGAATGTTGTCTATATCAGCAAGACCCGCCAATTACAGCGACTTCGCCAAATCGTTGGCGAACTCTGCAAAGATGAGGAGTGA
- a CDS encoding protein kinase, translating into MGAIDASSSIAATTIGLPRPRQPEVACPNVPDYRFIKVIGRGAFGIVWLAEEPLAGIFRAIKILDGGGRSRRDYARLTNCELEGLHAYQTKAQGHLHLVQIFKTGYCRPAFRPAADRSSHASASDIAPALPADTSESHVYYVMEIADHVRGAQPHRPQDYEPHTLSAAIRKERLPVEKAVGFAQQLLEAIEHLHESGIHHRDIKPGNILFVEGVLKLADVGLVGEASDESIGTSGYLPPEGKPDDLYAFGKVLYEMVTGLTASAFPEWPGDLDDSPAPSKTNVDESYSASANQRLGSLRTLINRLCHPSPSKRLADLAETRRLVAASLELRGPKTVRRSIAVPAICVAFLVGAALGLAGMKWRFDRQDPTKLRLAQAPYDGSEWRYTVTTGKGAIGLIRNHAQGGEYIIYGRVHFSDLQTRLDSDGKNLIVAGTYQVYSIENPVTGDVQDPRGEILQLFLWGGDQFVLLHHAQSQLWPGIKQRFVRTLPVDPVLELTSLQREVRLLAVPAVTPEEAIAFCRAHPEVMKDNSIRIACLAWGPLPTSQESPQ; encoded by the coding sequence ATGGGCGCCATCGACGCTTCGTCCTCGATCGCCGCAACGACGATAGGGCTGCCGCGTCCCCGTCAGCCTGAAGTGGCTTGTCCAAACGTCCCGGACTATCGATTCATCAAGGTCATCGGTCGGGGGGCCTTCGGCATCGTCTGGTTGGCAGAAGAACCCCTCGCCGGCATCTTTCGAGCGATCAAGATCCTTGACGGCGGGGGGCGATCTCGGAGGGATTATGCGAGGCTGACCAACTGTGAGCTCGAGGGCTTGCACGCGTATCAAACCAAGGCGCAGGGGCATCTCCATCTGGTTCAAATCTTCAAGACCGGCTATTGTCGACCGGCGTTCCGGCCGGCAGCCGATCGGAGTTCCCATGCGTCGGCTTCTGACATCGCGCCGGCACTTCCGGCGGACACCTCTGAGTCACATGTCTATTACGTGATGGAAATCGCTGACCACGTCCGCGGTGCGCAGCCACATCGGCCGCAGGACTACGAACCGCACACCTTGTCGGCCGCGATTCGAAAAGAGCGGCTCCCGGTAGAAAAGGCCGTCGGCTTCGCTCAACAGCTCCTTGAGGCGATCGAGCACTTGCACGAGTCCGGCATTCACCATCGCGACATCAAGCCGGGCAACATCCTCTTCGTTGAAGGCGTTCTCAAGTTAGCCGACGTCGGTCTAGTGGGCGAGGCGAGCGACGAGTCGATCGGCACCAGCGGATACCTACCGCCCGAGGGCAAGCCCGACGACCTCTACGCCTTTGGAAAAGTACTTTACGAGATGGTGACCGGCTTGACGGCGTCCGCATTTCCCGAATGGCCTGGGGATTTGGACGATTCGCCGGCTCCTTCGAAGACGAACGTTGACGAGAGTTACTCTGCATCTGCGAATCAACGACTTGGCAGCCTCCGAACCCTCATCAATCGCCTCTGTCATCCCTCGCCTAGCAAGCGCCTTGCGGACCTCGCCGAGACTCGCCGTCTCGTCGCTGCAAGCTTGGAATTACGTGGTCCGAAGACCGTTCGACGGTCGATCGCTGTGCCGGCCATATGTGTCGCCTTCCTCGTGGGCGCTGCGCTTGGCCTCGCGGGCATGAAGTGGCGGTTCGACCGCCAAGACCCTACGAAGCTGCGCTTAGCGCAAGCCCCGTACGACGGTTCGGAATGGAGGTACACGGTTACCACTGGGAAGGGCGCCATCGGGCTAATTCGTAATCACGCGCAGGGGGGCGAATACATCATATATGGGCGGGTTCACTTTAGTGATCTTCAGACACGATTAGATTCGGACGGCAAAAACCTCATCGTGGCGGGGACCTATCAGGTCTACAGCATAGAGAACCCTGTTACCGGTGACGTTCAAGATCCAAGGGGGGAGATTCTCCAGTTATTCCTGTGGGGTGGAGATCAATTTGTACTTTTGCATCACGCCCAGTCGCAACTATGGCCCGGGATAAAGCAGCGGTTTGTCCGCACGCTTCCCGTCGATCCTGTGCTAGAACTAACTTCGCTTCAGCGTGAAGTCCGGCTCCTGGCGGTTCCCGCTGTGACCCCCGAAGAGGCTATCGCATTCTGTCGCGCCCATCCCGAGGTCATGAAAGACAATTCGATTCGCATCGCATGTCTGGCTTGGGGACCCCTACCGACATCTCAGGAATCTCCCCAGTAG
- a CDS encoding kelch repeat-containing protein, whose product MSYDPGGQTFFKPILPDGPPQATPTFGARDMTSDGPGTLWYSDFDEGKIVKMTTGGSLLEQFPAPGGFGAEGIEWDGEHLLFNPTDGRTLYLIDPSSPHQTECTIDLTSLDDVYLGDTAWDGSYLYNPRGQTIQVIGFQVSCCPWTEQQSGALTARSYHAMAYDSDRDRVVLFGGYESGLPSGTTWEWDGMAWVQVASSGPSPRTHFAMAYDAARHETVVFGGHITSGVESNETWTWNGSIWTYKTNTGPSSRHRHRMAYDSVRGRIVLFGGASGGSPQGDTWEWDGTSWTLMPTLGPASRFDHVMADNGQGRVVLFGGSSGQNIGLSDTWEWDGATWTPIAGSGPSARFLHAMAFDSLNGRVLLFGGTNGGYTNPLGDTWQYGNGGWTMIASCDPPPRFAHDMAYMGGSHQVAVLFGGGNQPEPSPALGDTWEFGANDPDADTIPDPCDNCATTANPDQSDADFDGVGDACDNCPTFLNPAQIDGDADGVGDACDNCPGDPNPDQSDCDADGLGDSCDDDDDNDGVLDDIDVCDCTPACLIDTINGQGRPRADLNDDCEVNALDIQPFLDDIMCQ is encoded by the coding sequence ATGAGCTATGATCCCGGCGGTCAGACTTTCTTCAAACCGATTCTGCCGGACGGCCCACCCCAGGCGACACCGACCTTTGGGGCCCGCGACATGACATCAGACGGTCCCGGCACTTTGTGGTATTCCGATTTCGATGAAGGAAAAATTGTCAAAATGACAACGGGCGGGAGCTTGTTGGAACAATTCCCTGCACCGGGTGGTTTTGGTGCCGAAGGAATTGAGTGGGATGGGGAACATCTTCTGTTTAATCCAACTGATGGCCGCACGCTTTATCTGATCGACCCGTCATCACCCCACCAAACAGAATGCACCATCGACCTGACGTCGTTGGACGATGTCTACCTTGGTGACACGGCGTGGGATGGATCATACCTTTACAATCCGAGGGGACAGACCATTCAGGTCATCGGCTTTCAGGTCTCTTGTTGTCCCTGGACCGAGCAGCAGTCGGGTGCCCTGACGGCGCGCTCTTACCATGCGATGGCCTACGACTCTGACCGCGATCGCGTGGTTCTCTTCGGCGGTTACGAGTCCGGCTTACCTAGCGGTACTACGTGGGAATGGGATGGGATGGCATGGGTCCAGGTAGCGTCCTCCGGCCCGTCGCCGCGCACTCATTTCGCGATGGCATACGACGCCGCTCGCCACGAAACCGTGGTCTTCGGCGGCCACATAACTTCTGGGGTCGAATCGAATGAGACGTGGACATGGAATGGATCGATCTGGACATACAAAACGAATACCGGCCCCTCCAGCAGGCACCGTCATCGGATGGCCTACGACAGTGTGCGTGGCCGGATTGTTCTCTTTGGCGGCGCGAGTGGCGGCTCGCCCCAAGGCGATACCTGGGAATGGGATGGAACGAGCTGGACGCTCATGCCGACGCTCGGGCCGGCATCGCGCTTCGACCACGTGATGGCCGACAATGGCCAAGGCCGTGTGGTTCTCTTTGGGGGGTCCTCGGGACAAAACATCGGACTTTCGGATACGTGGGAGTGGGACGGTGCAACGTGGACTCCGATTGCCGGTAGCGGACCGTCCGCCCGGTTTCTGCACGCGATGGCGTTCGATAGTTTGAACGGTCGCGTCCTCCTGTTTGGTGGTACGAATGGCGGGTACACGAACCCGCTTGGAGATACATGGCAATACGGGAACGGCGGCTGGACGATGATTGCCTCGTGCGACCCGCCGCCGCGGTTCGCCCACGACATGGCCTATATGGGTGGTTCCCACCAAGTCGCCGTGTTGTTCGGGGGAGGTAACCAGCCGGAACCGTCTCCAGCGTTAGGCGATACGTGGGAATTTGGGGCCAACGATCCAGATGCAGATACTATCCCTGACCCTTGCGATAACTGCGCCACTACAGCCAATCCAGATCAGTCGGATGCCGATTTCGACGGTGTTGGCGATGCCTGCGACAATTGTCCGACCTTTTTGAATCCTGCTCAGATTGATGGCGATGCGGACGGGGTCGGTGATGCCTGTGATAACTGCCCCGGCGATCCCAACCCTGACCAATCCGACTGCGATGCGGACGGCCTAGGCGACTCTTGCGATGATGATGACGACAACGACGGCGTGCTAGACGATATCGACGTGTGCGATTGTACTCCCGCGTGTTTGATCGACACAATTAACGGCCAGGGCCGCCCCCGCGCCGACCTCAATGACGATTGCGAAGTCAACGCCTTGGACATCCAGCCCTTCCTCGATGACATAATGTGCCAGTAG
- a CDS encoding metallophosphoesterase, with protein sequence MPDRVRLVLVGDWGTGLPRAQAVAAQMRIKIDEALAQGVSVHVIHLGDVYYSGWGREYKKRFLPYWPVRAGEAQRVGSWCLNANHDMYSGGYGYFGDALGDPRFAAWQNDGHKPTSFFSLVNAHWKILGLDTGWDNAGLKDPQNQWLEDELRSAGGRKTLLLSHHQLFSAFDEVASTLVKKVTPILSRNPVTAWFWGHEHRCMSFAAHANVKFGRCVGDGGVPVYQWHKESDPYPPPGLYEHRRFILNGLERWAYMGFAVLDLTNDKIEAKYVDDKGIEHRRETIS encoded by the coding sequence ATGCCGGACCGCGTGCGGCTCGTCCTGGTCGGCGATTGGGGAACAGGCCTTCCCCGCGCCCAAGCGGTGGCCGCTCAGATGCGAATCAAGATCGACGAGGCCTTGGCCCAAGGTGTCTCCGTCCATGTCATCCATCTGGGCGATGTCTATTACTCAGGTTGGGGTCGTGAATACAAAAAGCGATTTCTGCCCTACTGGCCCGTCCGTGCCGGCGAGGCCCAACGCGTCGGCTCCTGGTGTCTCAATGCCAATCACGACATGTATTCGGGCGGGTACGGTTATTTCGGCGACGCGCTGGGTGATCCGAGGTTTGCCGCCTGGCAGAACGATGGGCACAAACCCACGAGTTTCTTTAGCCTCGTCAACGCCCATTGGAAAATCCTCGGCCTGGATACCGGCTGGGATAACGCGGGACTGAAGGACCCCCAGAATCAATGGCTCGAGGACGAGCTGCGATCGGCCGGCGGTCGCAAGACACTCCTTCTTAGCCATCACCAACTCTTTAGCGCGTTCGATGAAGTCGCTTCGACACTGGTCAAGAAAGTGACTCCGATCTTAAGTCGCAATCCCGTCACCGCCTGGTTCTGGGGCCACGAACATCGCTGCATGTCGTTCGCCGCTCACGCCAACGTGAAGTTCGGCCGTTGCGTCGGTGATGGCGGCGTCCCTGTCTATCAATGGCACAAGGAGAGTGATCCCTATCCGCCGCCTGGTCTCTACGAGCATCGACGGTTCATCCTCAATGGACTCGAACGCTGGGCTTACATGGGCTTCGCCGTACTTGATTTGACGAACGACAAAATCGAGGCCAAGTACGTCGATGACAAAGGCATCGAGCATCGCCGGGAGACTATTTCGTAA